A single window of Hippocampus zosterae strain Florida chromosome 15, ASM2543408v3, whole genome shotgun sequence DNA harbors:
- the efr3a gene encoding protein EFR3 homolog A isoform X2, whose protein sequence is MPTGVCGCCGPLRPRYKRLVDNIFPEDPKDGLSKSDMEKLTFYAVSAPEKLDRIGAYLAERLSRDVVRHRYGNVVIAMEALDQLLMACHSQSIKPFVESFLHMVAKLLESKEPDLQVLGTNSFVKFANIEEDTPSYHRRYDFFVSQFSAMCHSTHEDPDTRTRIRVAGIKGLQGVVRKTVNDELQAIIWEPQHMDKLIPSMLFNMQDADDMDRVGAGHPSTPCVSSQDGEENPSTLAESCFRELLGRAAYGNMNNAVRPVLVHLDNHHLWEPNEFAVSCFRIIMYSIQAQHSHHVIQQVLGHLDTHNKSTPRVRAGIVQVLLETVAIAAKGSVGPTVLEVFNTLLKHLRMSVDLELGESSRRNSASSASSGRGKESDERIVQNAIIQTIGFFGGNLPDYQRAEVMMFIMGKVPVYGTPCHTLDTVKIGHQGTKRIQTMLLSSLIMVTSGFKSKSMSGALPSPFLDPLFSISLMEDSELRQLVLEILHNIIDRHDNRAKLRGIRIIPNVAALKIKREKISKQDVAFMKKHGQQLYRHIYLGCKEDDNVHKNFELLFTTLAVLTIELANEDVVVELVRLSVALQDMALSTEENLSMWLRCGVLALVAAYLNFLSQMIANTTFCQHVSKVIELRNLDAPYLLPEHVFRDKCSLPDSLDRDDAALFFQSADMADSLTGAGYNADRLNVPYVPQVTDEERLTRRKSFVDTISLQVDILASSLPDKSQLAEEITFETLKKAIDTSVLEDQERERRRQVMEKFQKGPFEEIAAHCESKANMLHERLAHIFELTIRPPPSPSGVVSVSSGHAQHQSVPIYEMKFPDLCVY, encoded by the exons GAGTTTGCGGCTGCTGCGGGCCGCTGAGGCCTCGCTACAAACGTCTGGTGGACAACATCTTCCCTGAGGACCCCAAG GATGGTCTGAGCAAGTCGGACATGGAGAAGCTGACGTTTTATGCCGTGTCGGCTCCAGAGAAGCTGGACCGCATCGGAGCGTACCTGGCCGAGCGCCTCAGCCGCGATGTGGTGCGTCATCGCTACGG CAACGTGGTGATTGCCATGGAGGCTCTGGACCAGCTGCTGATGGCCTGCCACTCGCAGAGCATCAAACCCTTTGTGGAAAGCTTCCTGCACATGGTGGCAAAGCTACTGGAGTCCAAGGAACCGGACCTGCAAGTTCTGGGGACCAACTCG TTTGTGAAGTTTGCCAACATCGAAGAGGACACTCCATCCTACCACCGCCGCTACGACTTTTTTGTGTCGCAGTTCAGCGCCATGTGCCACTCCACCCACGAAGACCCGGACACAAGGACCAG GATCCGCGTGGCTGGCATCAAGGGTCTGCAAGGGGTGGTCCGAAAGACGGTCAACGACGAGCTGCAGGCCATCATCTGGGAGCCGCAGCACATGGACAAACTCATCCCGTCCATGCTCTTCAACATGCAGGACGCCGACGACATGGACAG ggtgggggcggggcatcCAAGCACCCCGTGCGTGTCCAGTCAAGACGGCGAAGAGAATCCGTCCACGCTGGCTGAGAGCTGCTTCAGAGAACTGTTGGGACGCGCTGCCTACGGAAACATGAACAATGCCGTCAGACCCGTGCTCGT TCACCTGGACAACCATCACCTGTGGGAACCCAACGAGTTTGCCGTTTCCTGCTTCAGGATCATCATGTACTCCATCCAG GCACAGCACTCTCACCACGTCATCCAGCAGGTCCTGGGCCACTTGGACACCCATAACAAGAGCACCCCCAGGGTGCGCGCCGGCATCGTACAAGTGCTGCTGGAGACGGTAGCCATCGCCGCCAAAGGCTCTGTGG GTCCCACGGTGCTGGAAGTGTTTAACACGCTGCTCAAGCATTTGCGCATGAGCGTGGACCTAGAGCTGGGCGAGAGCTCCCGCAGGAACTCGGCCAGCAGCGCCTCGTCGGGCCGCGGCAAGGAGAGTGATGAGCGCATCGTGCAGAATGCCATCATTCAGACCATTG GATTCTTCGGCGGAAACCTACCCGACTACCAGAGGGCCGAGGTTATGATGTTCATCATGGGCAAGGTGCCCGTCTACGGGACGCCGTGCCACACGCTGGACACTGTCAAGATCGG GCATCAGGGGACCAAGCGGATCCAGACCATGCTGCTCAGCTCCCTCATCATG GTGACGTCAGGTTTCAAGTCCAAGTCGATGTCGGGCGCTCTGCCATCCCCCTTCTTGGACCCACTCTTCTCCATCTCGTTGATGGAGGACAGCGAGCTGCGTCAGCTGGTGCTTGAGATCCTGCACAACATCATCGACAGACACGACAACCGTGCCAAACTCCGAGGAATCAG GATTATCCCCAACGTGGCAGCTCTGAAGATCAAGCGGGAGAAGATTTCCAAGCAGGATGTGGCTTTCATGAAGAAG CACGGCCAGCAGCTGTACCGCCACATTTACCTGGGCTGCAAGGAGGATGACAATGTGCACAAGAACTTCGAGCTGCTCTTCACCACACTCGCCGTCCTCACCATCGAGCTGGCCAATGAGGACGTTGTCGTCGAGCTTGTGCGCCTCTCTGTCGCTCTGCAG gaCATGGCTCTGTCGACAGAGGAGAATTTGTCCATGTGGCTGCGTTGCGGCGTGTTGGCCTTGGTGGCGGCGTACCTCAACTTCCTCAGTCAGATGATCGCCAACACCACCTTCTGCCAGCACGTCAGCAAG GTGATCGAGCTGCGCAACCTGGACGCTCCCTACCTTCTCCCCGAGCACGTCTTCCGCGACAAGTGCTC GCTTCCCGACAGTCTGGACAGGGACGACGCGGCGCTCTTCTTCCAGAGCGCCGACATGGCCGACAGTCTGACGGGAGCCGGATACAACGCCGACAGACTCAACGTTCCGTACGTGCCGCAGGTCACAG ATGAAGAGCGGCTGACAAGGAGGAAGAGCTTCGTGGACACCATCTCGTTGCAGGTGGACATCCTGGCCAGCAGCCTGCCGGACAAG tcgCAGCTTGCCGAGGAAATCACCTTTGAGACCCTGAAGAAAGCCATTG ACACGAGCGTCCTGGAGGATCAAGAGCGTGAGCGTCGCCGTCAGgtgatggagaaattccagaaagGTCCTTTTGAGGAGATTGCGGCGCACTGCGAGTCCAAG GCCAACATGCTACATGAGCGTCTGGCGCACATCTTCGAACTCACCATCAG ACCACCACCGAGTCCATCTGGCGTGGTGTCGGTGTCTTCGGGTCACGCCCAGCACCAGTCGGTACCAATCTACGAGATGAAGTTCCCCGACCTGTGCGTCTACTGA
- the efr3a gene encoding protein EFR3 homolog A isoform X1, which translates to MDSENNESGVCGCCGPLRPRYKRLVDNIFPEDPKDGLSKSDMEKLTFYAVSAPEKLDRIGAYLAERLSRDVVRHRYGNVVIAMEALDQLLMACHSQSIKPFVESFLHMVAKLLESKEPDLQVLGTNSFVKFANIEEDTPSYHRRYDFFVSQFSAMCHSTHEDPDTRTRIRVAGIKGLQGVVRKTVNDELQAIIWEPQHMDKLIPSMLFNMQDADDMDRVGAGHPSTPCVSSQDGEENPSTLAESCFRELLGRAAYGNMNNAVRPVLVHLDNHHLWEPNEFAVSCFRIIMYSIQAQHSHHVIQQVLGHLDTHNKSTPRVRAGIVQVLLETVAIAAKGSVGPTVLEVFNTLLKHLRMSVDLELGESSRRNSASSASSGRGKESDERIVQNAIIQTIGFFGGNLPDYQRAEVMMFIMGKVPVYGTPCHTLDTVKIGHQGTKRIQTMLLSSLIMVTSGFKSKSMSGALPSPFLDPLFSISLMEDSELRQLVLEILHNIIDRHDNRAKLRGIRIIPNVAALKIKREKISKQDVAFMKKHGQQLYRHIYLGCKEDDNVHKNFELLFTTLAVLTIELANEDVVVELVRLSVALQDMALSTEENLSMWLRCGVLALVAAYLNFLSQMIANTTFCQHVSKVIELRNLDAPYLLPEHVFRDKCSLPDSLDRDDAALFFQSADMADSLTGAGYNADRLNVPYVPQVTDEERLTRRKSFVDTISLQVDILASSLPDKSQLAEEITFETLKKAIDTSVLEDQERERRRQVMEKFQKGPFEEIAAHCESKANMLHERLAHIFELTIRPPPSPSGVVSVSSGHAQHQSVPIYEMKFPDLCVY; encoded by the exons GAGTTTGCGGCTGCTGCGGGCCGCTGAGGCCTCGCTACAAACGTCTGGTGGACAACATCTTCCCTGAGGACCCCAAG GATGGTCTGAGCAAGTCGGACATGGAGAAGCTGACGTTTTATGCCGTGTCGGCTCCAGAGAAGCTGGACCGCATCGGAGCGTACCTGGCCGAGCGCCTCAGCCGCGATGTGGTGCGTCATCGCTACGG CAACGTGGTGATTGCCATGGAGGCTCTGGACCAGCTGCTGATGGCCTGCCACTCGCAGAGCATCAAACCCTTTGTGGAAAGCTTCCTGCACATGGTGGCAAAGCTACTGGAGTCCAAGGAACCGGACCTGCAAGTTCTGGGGACCAACTCG TTTGTGAAGTTTGCCAACATCGAAGAGGACACTCCATCCTACCACCGCCGCTACGACTTTTTTGTGTCGCAGTTCAGCGCCATGTGCCACTCCACCCACGAAGACCCGGACACAAGGACCAG GATCCGCGTGGCTGGCATCAAGGGTCTGCAAGGGGTGGTCCGAAAGACGGTCAACGACGAGCTGCAGGCCATCATCTGGGAGCCGCAGCACATGGACAAACTCATCCCGTCCATGCTCTTCAACATGCAGGACGCCGACGACATGGACAG ggtgggggcggggcatcCAAGCACCCCGTGCGTGTCCAGTCAAGACGGCGAAGAGAATCCGTCCACGCTGGCTGAGAGCTGCTTCAGAGAACTGTTGGGACGCGCTGCCTACGGAAACATGAACAATGCCGTCAGACCCGTGCTCGT TCACCTGGACAACCATCACCTGTGGGAACCCAACGAGTTTGCCGTTTCCTGCTTCAGGATCATCATGTACTCCATCCAG GCACAGCACTCTCACCACGTCATCCAGCAGGTCCTGGGCCACTTGGACACCCATAACAAGAGCACCCCCAGGGTGCGCGCCGGCATCGTACAAGTGCTGCTGGAGACGGTAGCCATCGCCGCCAAAGGCTCTGTGG GTCCCACGGTGCTGGAAGTGTTTAACACGCTGCTCAAGCATTTGCGCATGAGCGTGGACCTAGAGCTGGGCGAGAGCTCCCGCAGGAACTCGGCCAGCAGCGCCTCGTCGGGCCGCGGCAAGGAGAGTGATGAGCGCATCGTGCAGAATGCCATCATTCAGACCATTG GATTCTTCGGCGGAAACCTACCCGACTACCAGAGGGCCGAGGTTATGATGTTCATCATGGGCAAGGTGCCCGTCTACGGGACGCCGTGCCACACGCTGGACACTGTCAAGATCGG GCATCAGGGGACCAAGCGGATCCAGACCATGCTGCTCAGCTCCCTCATCATG GTGACGTCAGGTTTCAAGTCCAAGTCGATGTCGGGCGCTCTGCCATCCCCCTTCTTGGACCCACTCTTCTCCATCTCGTTGATGGAGGACAGCGAGCTGCGTCAGCTGGTGCTTGAGATCCTGCACAACATCATCGACAGACACGACAACCGTGCCAAACTCCGAGGAATCAG GATTATCCCCAACGTGGCAGCTCTGAAGATCAAGCGGGAGAAGATTTCCAAGCAGGATGTGGCTTTCATGAAGAAG CACGGCCAGCAGCTGTACCGCCACATTTACCTGGGCTGCAAGGAGGATGACAATGTGCACAAGAACTTCGAGCTGCTCTTCACCACACTCGCCGTCCTCACCATCGAGCTGGCCAATGAGGACGTTGTCGTCGAGCTTGTGCGCCTCTCTGTCGCTCTGCAG gaCATGGCTCTGTCGACAGAGGAGAATTTGTCCATGTGGCTGCGTTGCGGCGTGTTGGCCTTGGTGGCGGCGTACCTCAACTTCCTCAGTCAGATGATCGCCAACACCACCTTCTGCCAGCACGTCAGCAAG GTGATCGAGCTGCGCAACCTGGACGCTCCCTACCTTCTCCCCGAGCACGTCTTCCGCGACAAGTGCTC GCTTCCCGACAGTCTGGACAGGGACGACGCGGCGCTCTTCTTCCAGAGCGCCGACATGGCCGACAGTCTGACGGGAGCCGGATACAACGCCGACAGACTCAACGTTCCGTACGTGCCGCAGGTCACAG ATGAAGAGCGGCTGACAAGGAGGAAGAGCTTCGTGGACACCATCTCGTTGCAGGTGGACATCCTGGCCAGCAGCCTGCCGGACAAG tcgCAGCTTGCCGAGGAAATCACCTTTGAGACCCTGAAGAAAGCCATTG ACACGAGCGTCCTGGAGGATCAAGAGCGTGAGCGTCGCCGTCAGgtgatggagaaattccagaaagGTCCTTTTGAGGAGATTGCGGCGCACTGCGAGTCCAAG GCCAACATGCTACATGAGCGTCTGGCGCACATCTTCGAACTCACCATCAG ACCACCACCGAGTCCATCTGGCGTGGTGTCGGTGTCTTCGGGTCACGCCCAGCACCAGTCGGTACCAATCTACGAGATGAAGTTCCCCGACCTGTGCGTCTACTGA